From the genome of Verrucomicrobiia bacterium, one region includes:
- a CDS encoding DNA starvation/stationary phase protection protein, whose amino-acid sequence MKTTKHNNRKALMPLCESLNQVLADSYALMALTHLAHWNVEGPGFFALHTAFQTQYEELFTAADDIAERVRALECYAIGGLRTLADAARMKEFAAPLSQENYVRQLIVANEKLLKDAAKARDLAGAANDAETQDLMIARITLHQKTVWMLKSFLKD is encoded by the coding sequence ATGAAAACAACCAAGCATAATAATCGAAAAGCGCTGATGCCATTGTGTGAGAGCCTGAATCAAGTCCTGGCGGATTCCTACGCCTTGATGGCCTTGACGCATCTGGCGCATTGGAACGTGGAAGGCCCGGGATTCTTCGCGCTGCACACCGCTTTCCAAACGCAATACGAGGAGTTGTTCACGGCGGCGGACGACATTGCGGAACGCGTGCGCGCTTTGGAGTGTTACGCCATCGGCGGTCTGCGGACCCTGGCGGATGCGGCGCGCATGAAGGAATTTGCCGCGCCGTTGTCGCAGGAAAATTACGTGCGCCAACTGATCGTCGCCAACGAGAAGCTGCTCAAGGATGCGGCTAAAGCGCGCGATCTGGCCGGGGCCGCCAACGACGCGGAAACGCAGGATTTGATGATCGCGCGCATCACCTTGCATCAAAAAACCGTCTGGATGCTTAAAAGCTTTCTGAAAGATTAG